The Medicago truncatula cultivar Jemalong A17 chromosome 7, MtrunA17r5.0-ANR, whole genome shotgun sequence genome includes the window CTGGTTGGGATGAAGAAGCGCTGTTACTTGCAACCCTAATTGTTGAAGATACCCCTGATCGAGATCGAAATTCTAAACAGAAGAGACGTTTTGTTTTGAATTCGAAATCTCCGCTCTCCAATTCATCAAGGTAATCATGATTTAACACTTTTTTGTTCATCGTTTGAAAAACccatttgaatttgatgtttttttggtttaaagatttgattttttttttgaagaatttggtTGATTTCATTAGTTTTGTTATTGGGTTGATTTGCATCTAATTTGTCTTTTTGTGTTTAAGATTGGTTTTTTATTAAGAATATTAGTTAATTATTAGTTTGATTAATGGGTCGATTTGGGTTGATTTGAATTGTTATTTTGTGTTTAGGAAACGCAGAGCTAGGAATCCACCCCAACCAATTGTTCTGGATCTTGATGAAGGAGAAACCCCCAAGAAAGGTAATTATCATTAATTTTGATTGGTCTGAAATTGGTTCAAAATTTTAAAGCTATGAAATACAAATACTcgtcggattaggcgtgtctgATGGACACGCGTCCGTGTCCGACTcagacacatataattacattaaattatgtCATTCGCTCAAATTATTACCAGTGTGTGTCATGTCATGTGTTTGATCCATCTCTGTGCTTCAGAGTTTCAAAGTgtgttctttttaattaatgtgATGCTGTTGTTGATGAACAGATAGtgggaaaaagaagaaagaaaagaaaaattgtgtTAATGAAGGAAGTAAAGTAGGAGAAAAGGAATTGACTCAGAAGGGATCTGATGTCAATTCTACTGATTCTTCTTCTGCTGCTCTTCCTTGTATGGATAAGCTAAGAGAAGAGCTTTCATGTGCTGTAAGattcttgtgattttttattctattttgtttttgtttcatgaTTTTTATTGTAACACAGTAGTAATTAATTTACTTACTGATTACGCAGATTTGTTTAGAGATATGCTTTGAGCCAAGTACCACTCCTTGTGGTCACAGGTATTAAATTCAAACACAATATTAACTGATTAAATTTCATGTTCTAAATTGACCAATTGAAGTTATACTTACATGCTCCGATCTAATTGATTTTGTATGAATTGATTTCTAAATTTCTGATTTGGCCAATTTTGCAGCTTTTGTAGAAAATGTCTGAGATCTGCTGCAGACAAGTGTGGCAAAAAGTGTCCTAAATGCAGACAATTGATAAGGTCTtcacaatattttctttgttaacttgattataattaaatggCATACAAGCAAGGTTTAAATTCCGGTTGCAGTTAATCCTTTGTATTGCAAAAACTTGCGCACAAGCATGGGCGATGTAGCAGCAATTTCCATGTTAATTAATGGAGTTGCAGTTACGTTGTTGTCCTAATTATATGTATACTGCAATTTAAAATCATGCTTATAATGGATTTTGTTCAACGGTATCATTTAAGTAGCTAATCAAATGACCatgataataaaattatatcttGCAGCAATGGTCGATCGTGCACTGTGAACACGGTTCTGTGGAACACAATTCAGCTCCTATTTCCTCAAGAAATTGAAGCTAGGAAAGTTGCTGCTAGCACCTTAAATATTAGAGCAGCAGCAGCTCAGAATCCAATTCCAGAAACAGCATTTTACAATAACCGAAGGAATAGAAGCATTCAGCCGTATCCATCAAGTAGGGGTATGAATTCTAGGAGAAACGAGCAAATAATACTGGATGATGACGAGGATGCTGAATTGGCTAGAAGGTTACAGAGAGAACTTGATGGACAAAATAACAATCATAGAACATCGACAACAACGAGGATTCATGGTGGTAATTCAAGGAATCAAACCTCCTCATCATCAATAAGTGTAAGAGGGAGGACAAGAAGAGGGGTTTCAGGCCAAGATGAAGATGCTGCATTTGCTCTAAGGTTGCAAAGAGAGGAGTTTATGCAAGCTTTTACGAATAGAAGCCAGGAACAGTCATCTTCCTCCAATTTATTAGCTAGAGCAAATTTGAGGGCTATGGCAACTAGAGCGATGGATCACCGTATTAGAGATCGAAGGATGTAATAATAATGACAACAAGggaaaatgtaacattaaatagTATAAGCAGCTGTGTTTGACTGCTGTGTGAGATCATACAGAACATCAACAAGtattctttttaatatatttttgtatgagaCTGATCAGCCCAATAACTTAACCATTGTATGGTAAGAATGTAGCAACTAAAAACGCGTTATGTTGACATGTTGAATGTCCTAGTCATGAAATCTATGTGATTAAAAACTGAAACTACATGACCGATGTTTAATTGGAATTAGATTGTCGGTATATATTGCCAGAACTAACTTGTTTGAGGTCACCAGTGTGTTACTTTCTCAGTTCACCGTTATCCAGTGGCACGGTGGCTGCAAAGCTTATATTATGTGTGCGAAGAACTTGCAATATATAGGACCCTTTTTATGTTTGAAAGCAGGTTGTTGCTATAATTTCTTAGATTAGAtgttagttattttttgttaaattggtTGGACCTTAAGGTGTAAATTTCAAATTAtactcttgatttttttttcttttgaaaaggcAAAATGTGTATTACTAGACAGTAGACACTAATCCAAGAAGCAAGGCGTGCAAAAATCAGAAAGGGAAACACTACTTTTAGCGAGAAAAGATCCAGAGAAAGCATCCCGAAGCTTGTGGACAATTACCCTCCTccacattttactattttaaccaaCACCATCCACCGTATATTCCAATAACTACACAAGATCCAATGGTTCAACTGTCTCACGAAAAATTCTGGACGTTTTCTGTCGCGAGCAATAGCACTACACCAGGAAAAGATACAGATTTCCTCTTACACCACCTAACAAACATATATATGCACCCAAAAATAGgctagtttttctttttggataaAAATAGGCTAGTTTAGCATACACTACACAATTCACAACTAGGCATTGATAACCTCATCttgtgaaaaatgataaaaaaataatgcagCAGCCTACATATTCAGTACTGCTTCACACCATTACAGTTGGCAGAAGGCGTTAAGAGTCCAAAAGGGTAGCCGGTTAAATCCGTTGTTTTAGGTGGAGCGAGATGAAGTTTTATACTAATCATTGAAGTTAGTCGACATTGTTTAATCCGCTGTAAAAATAGGACAGTGACCGGTGGGATGGGTTACTGATTTAAAAGAGGATGTAGACTGCACCTTTTTAGAAGGGTCCATGGCGTGTGCCAAAACACGGCAACCTGGCCCATTTTGCCACCTCTACCACACTCTTTGACACTGACTTCCGATCAGGTATGCAACATCGCAATAATCACACACAATTGGAGAAGAAACCGAAAGAGAGAACGACTATTGAGGAGAGAAAAGTATTTGAGACTTGTGAATTAACTGAAAAACAAGTTGTATTGAATCACAAGGCATAGAACACCTTTTATAGTACATCTAATTTAATTACGTGAGTTACAAGAAAGTTGTTATTCTAACTTTTCCTTTGATAACAAAACTAGGAGGTTGTGCAACCAATAAAGTCTCTTCCAAGGTACCATTTAAGAATGTTGATTAACATCTAAATGGTACGGAGGCCAAACCTTGATTTTGCAGGAATATTTTGGCAACAAATCTTGCGTTGTGTGCCAATATGTCTACTATGGTCACAAccccaaataattttttttttaggtacaCTCatctaaaattcaaaaattaaaacaaaaaaatagtcaCATCAAGTAATATCATtgaattttattctcttttaatttttttcatttatgtgAGTATATCCAAATCTTTTTGATTTAGGTTTGTGACCATAGAAGACTTACTCCTTTCATGTTTAATATGCCGGGAAAACGTAGTTGTTATGATATAGGTTGGTGGGTCAAGTCAGTTAtgtttttttcaacaaaaaagaaaactaatttGAAAGATAATGATTAACTGAGTTGGTGTTAGCATGAGCTTGCAGCCTTGCactaattcatatttatttattttaagtagtTTAGTGAATGAAATCTTTAATAGGGTTGAACATAACTCggttggtagggacattgtaATATGTTGTGGTCGAAGGTCGAACTTCAGATTCcacacttattcatcttaaggGGTAAAATTTTGACCATTAAAttacttgacccaaaaaaaattattgttggataacatgtcaataaataattttaattcagGCATTTAgaaccaaaaatacaattatacacaaaaattaatttgtttaatttatttttaagagtaAATACTAAATACCCATTCAACACGTTAAATAAATTCTTCCTTTGGATAATATCACCAAAGTTAATGTTGATAGTAGTTTTCTTTCTAATCATAGGATATCACGTTTTGGAGATCTTATGAGAAACAATAATGGTAATTAGTTGTTGAGTTTCACTGGTTTTTGTGGTATTTATTTCTTGCTTCAGAGCTGAATTGTATGCCACCTTTCATAGCCTTCGTATTGCATATGATGTTGGACACAAGAGCATTATTCTTGAATCTGATTCTAGGGTGGCTCATTATCTAATCATGTTGGATGTTCAACCTCGTCATCCTTGCTCCTTTGATTACTAAGATTATCCATCTCCATCATCGAGATTGGGTTGTTTGTTTTGCCCTCTTCAACTGTATCACTCCCTTCTTTTCGATGTTCTTGGAGTTGATCGCCTAATATTGtagtttttactttgttttgtcCTTTCTTcttgatagaaaaaataaataaaaaatactcaaTTTGGACCCTCACAAATTTCTAGCGGAATttagtttttgacaaaaagtAATAGCCATATTAGTTTGTGATATTTCTATACATATGACAAATTAGTCCTTGAATCCAATAAAAGGACTAATATATTATGGGTACGAAAATGTTAAAGACTTTTTGAGTATTGTTTTTTGGATAATGATTAAGAGCACGACATAATTTTTCGTGCATGTTGCACGACaacatatttctctcttttatttgatGACGGTGTTGTGCTAGTGTTGTACCAACATATACATATCTCTTGTGAAGTTGTGAAAGTGTTGTACTATTCCATGCATATCAATcctatgatataatatatatttatataaactaTGTGCTAGTTTTGACTCAAATGCCAAAAATTTCCAACTTTTCACTGAGAGGTTAGCGGTGTACCTCTATCTAGGTGTTGTTCTTGTATTCATTTAAGATATATAAAAAGCAAAAGCACATTTATGATGGAATTGGAagcaaattaaagaaaaaaaacattgtcgTGAACCTTTCGTGTAATTAGAGTATCGTGCCATATAGCACCACTCATTATGTCTTATTGATGTGTGTACTGCAAAACAACCATAAGACTAGGTTTCAACCCTAAATTATAAGGGATTAAATTggttctttatttattttatatattttccagGTTTTATATTGACCCCTTAATTAATAAAAGTTACATTTTGACCTCTTAAATTATTTTGTGTTAGTTATTTTGGTCAATTCTATTAGTTTTTGTAAATAAACATTAAGTTATTCACACATGTCATActtaaaagaccaaaatatgGTCTTTCCTTTCTATTCATATTCCCATctcactaaaaaaaaacataaaaaatgctCTATGATATGACACGTGTGAACAACTTAACATTTTTCCTTGATATGTGTCTTAGGGCACACGTCaccctattttttattatctttcaacCCTACCTAAGTTTGTTCCCGCATCCAAGGAATTTGACTTTCGGGCCAAAACAAGACAAATTGACCCGTTTTGTCAAAAACCTAAATACCTACCTTATTACACAATGCATGTAAAAAATACCCACTGTCAATACAAACCCTATTCTACCGAAAAGCCAAAGTTCTGTGATCGGAACAAGCTCCTTCCACGGCCGCAAAAGCTTGTTTTTGAGTTGCCGCAATCTCTGGGTGAATCCATAGGCCCAACAATGTTTTGGTTGTTGAAAAGTGTTTATGTTAGATTAATTCTTCTTGTTTTTCTGCAAATTTGGATATATAAGAGAACTGGTATGACAATGATGAGTTTGATGTTCTCCATTTTTCCACATGTCCTTTATTTATTCTATGATGTTATTCCTACCTTTGGTGGTGCAAAAACGTTGACTAAAAAGACCTCTCGGTCtcgcaaaaagaaaagaaagacatcTAGTGAAAACAAGTTGACTCAAAACGGCATTGATGTTCCTTGTATTGATCAGTTAAGGGAAGAGCTTTCTTGCGCAGTAAGAGTTTGTTTCTTGTTCCCTTTGGTTTAATGCCTTTGTTTTTTATCTAAGAAGCACGGACACCAGACACGATATTGACACTGACATgccgacacagctaataatttgaaatcacataattcactgTAAtatgtccgtgcttcatagttttTGATACATTATACTGATTTCTTTTTAttcacttattattattattatgcagATGTGTTTTGAGTTATTCTTTGAGCCAAGTACCACTCCTTGTGGTCACAGGTATCAAATTCAAACGCAACCCTATtaatagtttttaatttatgttgtatATATTGATTGATTCCGAGACTTAAAAAACGGTTAGTAAATAGAACTTATTGCAATAATGCTCATTAAGGGTATCTCCAAAGGGGTTGCATTAGTTAATAGACACGAAAACTTATTAGTCATACCCACGTGGGTTGGTCTGGTGATGTAGGTTTGAGaccttggagtttgctcctctcaaggtcGCAGGTTTCAAATCCTTCCGGTGCCAATTTATGTTGATTAGTCAACGAGTCTTCCTCCAGTGTACTCTACAATTGGTCCCCCAACCGGAGTttccaaagaaaaaatatgtcttCGATCTACGATATAACCGTAGTTTGTAACTGATTTTGTATATATTGATTGAATCCTAGATTTCTTATTGACAATCTACAATTTTGCAgcttttgtaaaatatgtctgCAATCTACTGCAAACAAATGGAGAAATTGTCCAAATTGCAAACAATCGATAAGGTAAAGTTTTCATTTTAACATTATACTAAAAGCTCACATCAGCAAGGTTTTAAATTCTCGTTTCAGTTATGTTACAGTATGTTATAGTGCAAAAGCTTGCAAACAAACACGACCGATGCGGTAACAATTTTTGTCCCTATACCGGGACCTTT containing:
- the LOC25498052 gene encoding putative E3 ubiquitin-protein ligase RING1a, whose protein sequence is MVESDEQKRSPVIRKKTATNSQNMASLISPRFKSAAAMAGWDEEALLLATLIVEDTPDRDRNSKQKRRFVLNSKSPLSNSSRKRRARNPPQPIVLDLDEGETPKKDSGKKKKEKKNCVNEGSKVGEKELTQKGSDVNSTDSSSAALPCMDKLREELSCAICLEICFEPSTTPCGHSFCRKCLRSAADKCGKKCPKCRQLISNGRSCTVNTVLWNTIQLLFPQEIEARKVAASTLNIRAAAAQNPIPETAFYNNRRNRSIQPYPSSRGMNSRRNEQIILDDDEDAELARRLQRELDGQNNNHRTSTTTRIHGGNSRNQTSSSSISVRGRTRRGVSGQDEDAAFALRLQREEFMQAFTNRSQEQSSSSNLLARANLRAMATRAMDHRIRDRRM